A genomic region of Candidatus Kapaibacterium sp. contains the following coding sequences:
- the efp gene encoding elongation factor P codes for MGTTSDLRPGAYVKYNGELCQVLESQHRTPGNLRAFFQVKMRNVRTGKLSENRFRAGESIEFVRVDKKSYQYLYRDGDSLVFMDQENYEQIPVMQEVIGDSIRFLKENQEVSVNFEGSIILGVDLPPNVTLEIIHTEPGMKGDTATNSLKPATVETGAQVNVPLFINEGDVVKIDTATGNYMERVK; via the coding sequence ATGGGAACTACTTCAGATCTGAGACCCGGTGCTTATGTCAAATATAATGGCGAGTTATGCCAAGTGCTTGAATCACAGCACAGAACTCCGGGCAATCTTCGTGCATTTTTTCAAGTAAAAATGCGAAACGTTCGTACAGGTAAACTGTCCGAAAACCGATTCCGTGCAGGCGAATCAATTGAGTTTGTGCGTGTTGATAAAAAATCTTACCAATATTTATATAGAGACGGCGATTCTTTAGTTTTTATGGACCAAGAAAATTACGAACAAATCCCCGTGATGCAGGAAGTAATTGGCGATAGCATCAGATTTTTGAAAGAAAATCAGGAAGTATCAGTCAACTTCGAAGGCTCAATCATACTTGGAGTTGATTTGCCACCAAATGTAACGCTTGAAATTATTCATACCGAACCGGGCATGAAAGGCGATACTGCTACAAATTCATTAAAACCTGCTACTGTCGAAACAGGGGCACAAGTTAATGTTCCGCTTTTTATAAACGAAGGCGATGTTGTCAAAATTGATACTGCTACAGGCAATTATATGGAACGCGTTAAGTAA
- a CDS encoding lamin tail domain-containing protein: MNSFFSLFLLMIICLSFESHSQIIVNELMPVPTGSEPEWIEIFNTTDIDYSQDYLIICDLATCRTLKNFYLERNSYCIITKDTAAFKTHRTISENVRLYQFNVPTLNNTFDSLKVFNKDTVLLDGVFYDMKHGIKGVSLERVHPDLPATTPSNLKPSADISGATPGRRNSVFPVDYDISITSAAQNTDDYTISVLIESIGIKSINSFRLVLYADLNFDNIFDESEAIYDSQIEMNDNIAIVELDNALNNNEIFSSIFNLQIEVIAINDDNPENNISRFPAFMKGKTPKITINEIMFETDAGYAEYIEIYNHESKAVNLNGFGLYDRAELWSAKYIINNLIIPPKEYFVIAYDSTIFENFDYLKNMNNTFIPNSKLNLNNSDDLLVLAMPDNSILDSLTYFKNWHIKDDINTRNRSLEKINIEMPSSEKMSWTTCLQPSGGTPGLQNSTYVELVRDGMLNVAPNPFSPNITNEGSHCLISYSLIYEKAKITAKIYDLAANPVRTILSEHWTSNEGFFAWDGRDDTGLKLPVGPYILYFEAIESPSGEAYLDKVMIVIAE; encoded by the coding sequence ATGAATAGCTTCTTTTCGCTCTTTTTATTGATGATAATTTGTCTGAGTTTCGAATCACATTCGCAAATAATTGTGAATGAATTGATGCCTGTGCCGACCGGAAGCGAACCGGAATGGATTGAAATTTTCAACACTACGGACATTGATTACTCGCAAGATTATTTAATCATTTGCGACTTGGCAACGTGCCGTACCTTAAAGAATTTTTATCTTGAGCGGAATTCTTATTGTATCATAACAAAAGATACTGCCGCATTCAAAACACATCGCACAATCAGCGAGAATGTCCGACTTTATCAATTTAACGTCCCGACATTGAATAATACATTTGATTCGCTTAAAGTTTTTAACAAAGATACTGTCTTGCTCGATGGTGTATTTTATGACATGAAGCACGGAATCAAAGGTGTGTCCTTAGAGCGAGTCCATCCTGATTTGCCGGCTACAACGCCGAGCAATCTCAAGCCTTCAGCCGATATAAGCGGTGCTACTCCCGGCAGACGCAACAGTGTATTCCCTGTGGATTACGATATTTCGATAACAAGTGCCGCTCAAAATACTGATGATTACACAATTTCGGTTTTGATTGAAAGCATTGGCATCAAATCAATCAATTCCTTTCGGCTTGTGCTATACGCTGATTTGAATTTCGATAATATTTTTGATGAAAGTGAAGCTATTTACGATTCGCAAATTGAAATGAATGACAATATTGCGATTGTTGAACTTGACAATGCACTGAATAATAATGAAATATTTTCCTCTATTTTCAACTTGCAAATTGAAGTAATCGCCATTAATGACGACAATCCCGAGAATAATATCTCAAGATTTCCTGCATTTATGAAGGGAAAAACTCCCAAAATTACGATTAATGAAATAATGTTTGAAACTGATGCAGGATATGCAGAATATATTGAAATATATAATCATGAGTCTAAAGCAGTAAATTTGAATGGATTCGGACTTTATGACAGAGCGGAACTTTGGTCTGCGAAATATATAATTAATAATTTAATTATTCCTCCAAAGGAATATTTCGTAATTGCTTATGACAGCACGATTTTCGAGAATTTCGATTATTTGAAAAATATGAATAACACTTTCATTCCAAACAGCAAGCTAAATTTGAACAATAGCGATGATTTACTCGTGCTGGCGATGCCCGATAATAGTATTTTGGATTCGCTTACATATTTTAAAAATTGGCATATCAAAGACGATATTAACACCAGAAACAGAAGCTTAGAAAAAATCAATATCGAAATGCCGTCATCGGAGAAAATGTCCTGGACTACTTGTTTGCAACCTTCAGGTGGCACTCCTGGGTTGCAGAATTCAACTTATGTGGAGCTTGTTCGCGATGGGATGTTAAACGTAGCTCCAAACCCATTCTCACCAAATATTACAAATGAAGGCAGTCACTGCCTGATTTCCTACAGCTTGATTTACGAAAAAGCCAAGATAACTGCCAAAATTTACGATTTGGCTGCAAATCCGGTCAGGACTATTTTATCTGAGCATTGGACATCAAACGAAGGCTTCTTTGCATGGGACGGCAGAGACGATACAGGTCTCAAATTACCCGTCGGACCGTATATACTTTACTTTGAAGCAATCGAAAGCCCCTCGGGCGAAGCGTATTTGGACAAAGTGATGATTGTAATTGCAGAGTAG
- a CDS encoding S8 family serine peptidase, whose protein sequence is MKKFTICLLFLLYMPSLAEEQISEYYANKIVVKIKSNSVESLSNDTKQVLNSLLGEYEHRTFVHPALIAQHNIRNNNNNLMSFGGGNRAVSSIERILILEYTSPIDPMIAARKISNLAEIEYAEPMFIRKIVDLPNDSLLFQQYMLPLIGAIPAWEIMDSIDSDTIIVAVVDTGVDYLHEDLLGTLYINPGEDGLDANGNDKRTNGIDDDMNGFIDDYMGWDFASNSDSTGFDNDAMPGHPHGTHVAGIIAATRNNEIGIAGITNKVKIMPVKIGHDSQFSRTIVNGYDGVLYAAMNGAQVINCSWGGGGLSEAEQEIIDIANTYGCVIVAAAGNNAVESAFYPAAYDGIISVASSTELDQRSGFSNFHSSVDITAPGTQIMSTIPIDLYTAWDGTSMASPVVAACAAVIMSMFPEYSNKEVGEVLKATSDNFYNRNTSYIGKLGAGRVNLLKAITIKDPKWVSLHSIEVIDEDGDDIVSPGNYISVELTLSNYLADVDSVYIKAYAESFNAELLVDSIWVGTILKNTVVDAGQSLRLRIPDDIPIDHRFNVQIHIIRDGYFTNVNSIELMARPSWRTLTSNTLKASVASRGNIAFNDFPYNMMGEGFSWNQSSGLLFEGALMIAADSTIVANVARAANGNNANRHFEIVKSIEFVERNEQINHTYNEFTEKWDSLMVGVSVLNNAYIFNSDGLRDALVLNYDVINQSGLYRDSLFVAMYFDWDIGPGGSNNVAKWDFEHEFGYVQNVVNESYPLAAVKMMNQGNHNFFAIDNDGTSEENPGVYDGFTMKEKWLMMSNGIARAESGVKDVSMVMGSGPLRVRPDDTVRVTFVVFANADYDALVNTSKNINTLLPIRINPDGVYNSRPKNAFIHRIYPNPTSGDQVNIEFAVTESDMIKIDVIDINGKQVKEIITISGNKFSEYYQYSFNANELAIGKYFVRLTSGSTSDTYPFVIER, encoded by the coding sequence ATGAAAAAATTTACAATTTGCTTATTATTTCTCTTATATATGCCATCTTTAGCTGAAGAACAAATTTCTGAGTATTATGCCAACAAAATCGTAGTCAAAATCAAAAGCAATAGCGTCGAATCTTTGAGCAATGACACAAAGCAAGTGTTGAATTCACTTTTGGGGGAATATGAGCACCGAACTTTTGTCCATCCCGCTCTCATTGCACAACACAATATACGCAATAATAATAATAATTTGATGAGTTTTGGTGGAGGAAACAGAGCTGTCTCGTCTATTGAAAGAATACTAATCTTAGAATATACATCGCCTATAGACCCGATGATTGCAGCGAGAAAGATTTCAAACTTAGCTGAAATCGAATACGCCGAACCAATGTTCATCAGGAAAATTGTCGATTTGCCGAATGATTCCTTACTTTTCCAACAATATATGCTGCCATTGATTGGGGCAATACCGGCTTGGGAAATCATGGATTCGATAGATTCGGACACAATCATCGTGGCAGTCGTTGATACTGGTGTTGATTATCTGCACGAAGATTTGCTGGGTACATTGTACATTAATCCGGGAGAAGACGGCTTGGACGCTAATGGAAACGACAAGCGAACCAATGGAATTGACGACGACATGAACGGATTTATAGATGATTATATGGGTTGGGATTTTGCGAGCAATTCAGACTCTACTGGATTTGACAATGACGCAATGCCCGGACACCCACACGGCACTCACGTTGCCGGTATTATAGCTGCTACCCGCAATAATGAAATAGGTATAGCCGGAATCACGAACAAAGTGAAAATCATGCCCGTAAAGATAGGACATGACTCGCAATTCAGCCGAACAATAGTAAATGGTTATGATGGAGTTTTATATGCTGCAATGAACGGTGCGCAAGTCATCAATTGCAGTTGGGGCGGCGGTGGCTTATCCGAAGCCGAGCAAGAAATAATTGACATAGCAAACACCTACGGATGCGTAATTGTAGCCGCTGCGGGCAATAATGCCGTAGAATCAGCTTTTTACCCCGCTGCATATGATGGAATCATATCTGTTGCTTCTTCAACCGAATTAGACCAAAGGTCAGGATTCTCGAATTTCCATTCATCTGTGGACATTACGGCTCCCGGAACGCAAATCATGTCCACAATCCCGATTGATTTATATACAGCATGGGACGGCACTTCTATGGCATCGCCGGTAGTTGCAGCTTGTGCAGCCGTGATAATGAGCATGTTCCCCGAATATTCAAACAAAGAAGTCGGTGAAGTGCTGAAAGCGACATCTGATAATTTTTATAACAGAAATACATCATACATCGGCAAACTTGGTGCAGGCAGAGTAAATTTGCTAAAAGCCATCACAATAAAAGACCCAAAATGGGTTTCACTACATTCGATTGAAGTAATTGACGAAGATGGTGATGACATTGTATCTCCCGGAAATTATATTTCGGTCGAACTGACACTTAGCAATTACCTTGCAGATGTTGATTCGGTCTATATCAAAGCATATGCAGAAAGTTTTAATGCCGAGTTGCTTGTTGATAGCATTTGGGTGGGAACAATACTCAAAAATACTGTCGTAGATGCAGGTCAATCGCTACGATTGCGAATTCCTGATGATATTCCAATCGACCACAGATTCAATGTCCAAATCCATATTATTCGCGACGGCTATTTTACAAATGTAAATTCAATCGAACTTATGGCTCGTCCGTCATGGCGAACACTCACATCAAATACTTTGAAAGCATCAGTTGCAAGTCGGGGTAATATTGCATTTAATGATTTCCCGTATAATATGATGGGAGAAGGCTTTTCGTGGAATCAATCATCGGGCTTATTATTTGAAGGAGCTTTGATGATAGCTGCCGACAGTACTATTGTAGCAAACGTTGCCCGAGCTGCAAACGGAAATAATGCAAATCGCCACTTCGAAATTGTAAAATCAATCGAATTTGTTGAGCGAAATGAGCAAATTAATCATACATATAATGAATTCACGGAAAAATGGGATTCGCTGATGGTTGGCGTTTCGGTGCTCAACAATGCATATATTTTCAATTCGGACGGACTTCGAGATGCTCTCGTACTGAATTATGACGTTATCAATCAATCGGGGCTATATCGCGATTCATTGTTTGTAGCTATGTATTTCGATTGGGATATTGGTCCCGGCGGCTCGAATAATGTTGCGAAATGGGATTTCGAGCATGAATTCGGATATGTTCAAAATGTTGTGAATGAAAGCTATCCCCTTGCAGCAGTAAAAATGATGAACCAAGGCAATCACAACTTTTTTGCAATTGATAATGACGGCACAAGCGAGGAAAATCCGGGTGTTTATGACGGATTTACAATGAAAGAAAAATGGCTAATGATGAGCAATGGAATCGCACGTGCAGAATCGGGCGTAAAAGATGTAAGTATGGTGATGGGTTCAGGTCCGCTCAGAGTGCGACCTGATGACACAGTAAGGGTTACATTTGTTGTATTTGCAAATGCTGATTATGACGCACTCGTCAATACTTCAAAAAATATAAACACTTTGTTGCCGATTAGAATTAATCCTGACGGAGTATATAATTCACGTCCAAAAAATGCTTTCATTCATAGAATTTACCCTAATCCGACAAGCGGCGACCAAGTCAATATCGAATTCGCGGTGACTGAATCAGACATGATTAAAATTGACGTAATTGATATAAACGGCAAACAAGTCAAAGAGATAATCACAATTTCGGGGAATAAATTTTCGGAGTATTATCAATACAGCTTCAACGCAAACGAATTGGCTATCGGGAAATATTTCGTCAGATTGACGAGCGGTTCCACAAGCGACACATACCCATTTGTAATCGAAAGATGA
- a CDS encoding GAF domain-containing protein: protein MNTIDENKDFVEQIKSLTYGEPDFIANSSNFVAWFFNAFRAINWVGFYLLSGDELILGPFQGKPACIRIELGRGVCGTAALEKKAIIVDNVHEFPGHIACDYASNSEIVIPMIVDDVLYGVLDIDSPEFSRFDENDLELYQILLNVLLDNSDMSKIAKYYNE, encoded by the coding sequence ATGAATACTATTGATGAAAATAAAGATTTTGTAGAGCAAATCAAGTCTCTGACTTACGGTGAACCGGATTTTATTGCTAATTCATCTAACTTTGTGGCATGGTTTTTCAACGCTTTTAGAGCCATTAACTGGGTCGGATTTTACCTTTTGAGCGGTGATGAACTGATTCTCGGTCCTTTTCAGGGTAAACCCGCTTGCATCAGAATTGAACTGGGACGCGGAGTCTGTGGCACGGCTGCTCTCGAAAAGAAGGCGATAATTGTGGACAATGTTCATGAATTCCCGGGTCACATTGCTTGCGATTATGCCTCAAATTCGGAAATTGTAATTCCAATGATTGTTGACGATGTTTTGTATGGTGTGCTTGATATTGATAGTCCCGAGTTTTCACGTTTTGATGAAAATGATTTAGAATTGTATCAGATATTGCTTAATGTCTTATTAGATAATTCCGATATGTCTAAGATTGCAAAATATTACAATGAATAG
- a CDS encoding glycoside hydrolase family 3 codes for MKYFILKKILLLIFLVIFAISCSEDNSINSSDEVLNEWVGQMLMVGFRGLEIEHDSQIATQIRLGRIGGVVLFSRDVALGSGIRNIQSPWQVKLLNSQLQSHAKIPLLIAVDQEGGYVARLNDVFGFPETVSQQYLGDADNEFMTTLSGQLTARTLSEAGFNQNLAPVVDLNINPESPAIGAIERSFSASPDVVVRNSAIIIDEHRKKNLITTLKHFPGHGSAKTDSHFGFTDVTTTWQNIELEPYRQLINMNKADVVMTAHVFNSNLDAQYPATLSKKIITGVLREQLNFDGVVITDDMNMKSITDHYGLENAIELTILAGSDIIIFANNLVYDELIAEKAHKIIVDLVKSGKISRGRIKISYDRVMKLKSQYLIN; via the coding sequence GTGAAATATTTTATTCTCAAGAAAATACTTCTGCTGATATTTCTGGTAATCTTTGCCATAAGCTGTAGCGAAGACAACTCAATCAATTCATCGGACGAAGTGCTTAACGAATGGGTTGGGCAGATGCTAATGGTCGGTTTCAGGGGATTGGAAATTGAACATGATTCGCAAATTGCCACACAAATCAGACTCGGGCGAATTGGCGGTGTTGTGCTTTTTAGTCGTGATGTGGCTCTTGGCAGTGGTATCAGAAACATTCAATCACCTTGGCAAGTAAAATTGCTCAATTCGCAATTACAATCACATGCCAAAATACCTTTGCTCATCGCAGTTGACCAAGAGGGCGGATACGTTGCAAGGCTCAATGATGTTTTCGGTTTCCCCGAAACAGTTTCGCAACAATACCTTGGTGATGCAGATAATGAATTCATGACAACACTTTCCGGGCAATTAACGGCGAGAACACTTAGCGAAGCCGGATTCAACCAAAATCTTGCTCCGGTAGTTGATTTGAATATCAATCCCGAAAGTCCAGCAATTGGAGCAATTGAGCGAAGTTTCTCGGCATCTCCCGATGTAGTAGTTCGTAATTCGGCAATTATTATTGATGAGCACCGTAAGAAAAATCTCATCACAACTTTGAAGCATTTTCCGGGTCACGGCAGTGCCAAAACTGACTCTCATTTTGGCTTTACAGATGTTACAACCACTTGGCAAAACATCGAACTCGAGCCATATCGTCAGCTAATAAATATGAACAAAGCGGATGTGGTCATGACTGCACACGTTTTTAATTCCAATCTTGATGCTCAATATCCGGCAACACTCTCGAAAAAAATCATAACAGGAGTTTTGCGAGAGCAACTAAATTTTGACGGTGTGGTAATTACTGACGATATGAATATGAAGTCTATCACCGACCATTATGGATTGGAAAATGCTATCGAGCTCACAATCTTAGCCGGCTCGGATATTATCATTTTTGCAAATAATTTAGTTTATGATGAACTTATCGCCGAAAAAGCTCATAAAATAATAGTTGATTTGGTCAAATCCGGCAAGATTTCACGTGGACGTATCAAGATTTCCTATGATAGAGTCATGAAACTTAAGTCTCAATATTTGATTAATTGA